The Deinobacterium chartae genome includes a window with the following:
- the ccsA gene encoding cytochrome c biogenesis protein CcsA, with protein MNQPKPDRISTVLGLLSLLCLAVGLYFAFVSPPDANQGQLVRIMYLHVPTAWVSYLAYGGTMIFSLAYLFTRQRRFDRIAAASAEIGVLMTALTLFGGSLWAKPTWGTYWVWEPRLTTTALGLAIYVAYFIVRGLIEDPQRRARVAAVIGIMGTLYIPVNYMSVYWWRSIHQTATVNLLGETRLSADPRMLLALFTMLAAFTVLYFFLLRVRSKLAALVERREEREIDMELNAARSSGGL; from the coding sequence ATGAACCAGCCCAAACCCGACCGCATCTCGACCGTTCTCGGCCTGCTGAGCCTGCTGTGCCTGGCGGTTGGCCTGTACTTCGCCTTTGTCTCGCCGCCCGACGCGAACCAGGGCCAACTGGTCCGGATCATGTACCTGCACGTGCCCACCGCCTGGGTGTCCTACCTGGCCTACGGCGGCACCATGATCTTCAGCCTGGCCTACCTGTTCACCCGCCAGCGACGCTTTGACCGCATCGCAGCCGCCTCGGCCGAGATCGGGGTGCTGATGACCGCCCTGACGCTGTTCGGCGGCTCGCTGTGGGCCAAGCCGACCTGGGGAACGTATTGGGTGTGGGAGCCGCGTCTGACCACCACGGCACTGGGGCTGGCCATCTACGTCGCCTACTTCATCGTGCGCGGCCTGATCGAGGACCCGCAGCGCCGCGCCCGGGTGGCCGCCGTGATCGGCATCATGGGCACGCTCTACATCCCGGTCAACTACATGAGCGTGTACTGGTGGCGTTCGATCCACCAGACCGCCACCGTGAACCTGCTGGGCGAAACCCGGCTCTCGGCCGACCCGCGCATGCTGCTCGCCCTGTTCACCATGCTGGCGGCCTTTACGGTCCTGTACTTCTTCCTGCTGCGCGTGCGCAGCAAACTGGCAGCCCTGGTCGAGCGCCGTGAGGAGCGCGAGATCGACATGGAACTGAACGCGGCCCGTTCGAGCGGAGGACTGTGA
- a CDS encoding c-type cytochrome yields MIPLLLLTAALIYAVLSPTLRPPRIALEDVHRRELEEERDLLLDALRELDSDLERGEIPAEEHARLRLRYTTQAARLIAALDDLSPAPAQAASPARPAAGLAAGATLAVVLLLGAAAFTVVPELQLLGVAPADAQRLRDVSRLPALEARAERTRSVADLRALADAAFNVERYDVAGPAYGEVLRQEPRDPQALRRFGFLLLDRPEYRQQALSLIQASVQAAPKDPEGQLLLGAALARSGQSQQALEALETFRRLAPERRDADALIAQLRDREGQAAGGAELFAQNCAACHGPGGEGGPGGPNLTGSPALRDPAALRAVITRGTGAMPAFPNLQGEALEALVRFVQGLGR; encoded by the coding sequence TTGATTCCCCTGCTGCTGCTGACGGCAGCCTTGATCTACGCGGTCCTGAGCCCCACGCTGCGCCCGCCCCGGATCGCCCTCGAGGACGTGCACCGCCGGGAGCTCGAGGAGGAGCGCGACCTGTTGCTCGACGCCCTGCGCGAACTGGACTCGGACCTCGAGCGCGGCGAGATTCCGGCGGAGGAGCACGCGCGGCTGCGGCTGCGCTACACCACGCAGGCCGCGCGGCTGATCGCGGCTTTAGACGACCTCTCCCCTGCCCCGGCGCAGGCGGCCTCGCCTGCGCGCCCGGCGGCCGGGTTGGCCGCCGGAGCCACCCTGGCAGTCGTCCTGTTGCTGGGCGCAGCGGCCTTTACGGTGGTACCCGAGCTGCAACTGCTGGGTGTGGCCCCCGCCGATGCCCAGCGCCTGCGGGATGTCTCGCGGCTGCCCGCCCTCGAGGCGCGCGCCGAGCGCACGCGCAGCGTGGCGGACCTCCGGGCTCTGGCCGACGCCGCCTTCAACGTGGAGCGCTACGACGTGGCCGGTCCGGCCTACGGCGAGGTGCTGCGTCAGGAACCGCGCGATCCGCAGGCGCTTCGGCGCTTCGGCTTCTTGCTGCTCGACCGCCCCGAGTACCGGCAGCAGGCCCTGAGCCTGATCCAAGCCAGCGTGCAAGCCGCCCCCAAAGACCCCGAAGGGCAGCTGCTGCTGGGCGCGGCCCTGGCGCGCAGCGGGCAAAGCCAGCAGGCCCTCGAGGCGCTCGAGACCTTCCGCCGTCTCGCTCCCGAGCGGCGCGACGCCGACGCGCTGATCGCCCAGCTGCGCGACCGCGAGGGACAGGCCGCCGGGGGAGCCGAGCTGTTCGCACAGAACTGTGCGGCCTGCCACGGCCCGGGCGGCGAGGGCGGCCCCGGCGGCCCCAATCTGACCGGCAGTCCGGCGCTGCGCGACCCGGCGGCGCTGCGCGCGGTCATCACCCGAGGTACGGGAGCCATGCCCGCCTTCCCGAACCTGCAAGGCGAGGCCCTCGAGGCGCTGGTGCGTTTTGTACAGGGGCTCGGACGCTGA
- a CDS encoding cytochrome c-type biogenesis protein CcmH: MTRAARSAGMTALALTLLAAPVPAGAQESSGPNSAVGTLEAGPALSADQEARARRIGSGLRCPVCQGLPISESPAALARQMMAEVRDRIARGENDEQVRSYFVSRYGEAALLAPPPSGLGLLLWAVPVAALLLGGLGLTRYLRAASRPVSDTEVSPELLERVERELQQRHKENAS, encoded by the coding sequence GTGACGCGAGCGGCCCGCTCCGCCGGGATGACGGCCCTGGCTCTGACCCTGCTGGCAGCCCCCGTGCCCGCAGGGGCCCAGGAGTCCTCGGGGCCCAACAGCGCGGTCGGGACGCTCGAGGCCGGCCCAGCCCTCTCGGCCGACCAGGAAGCCAGGGCGCGCCGGATCGGCTCGGGGCTGCGCTGCCCGGTATGCCAGGGACTGCCGATCTCGGAGAGCCCGGCGGCCCTGGCCCGCCAGATGATGGCCGAGGTGCGCGACCGGATCGCTCGGGGCGAGAACGACGAGCAGGTGCGCAGCTACTTCGTGTCGCGTTACGGCGAGGCGGCGCTGCTCGCGCCGCCTCCCTCGGGCCTGGGACTGCTGCTTTGGGCCGTACCGGTCGCCGCACTGCTGCTGGGCGGTTTAGGGCTCACGCGCTACCTGCGCGCGGCCAGCCGCCCGGTGAGCGACACCGAGGTTTCCCCGGAACTGCTCGAGCGGGTCGAACGCGAACTGCAGCAGCGCCATAAGGAGAACGCTTCTTAA
- the ccmE gene encoding cytochrome c maturation protein CcmE gives MTTLPAAKRRRKGSAAKYLIGLGVLIAAVAYLIYGNLNSNLVFFVTPSEYKIDAARYAGRTLRLGGVVKPGSEQYDRATLELRFLISDGSTDIPVQYRGAVPDLFRPGQGVVVEGKMQGETFMGENLLVKHSEEYKAPQPGDQVDYKKLLEDTR, from the coding sequence GTGACCACCCTTCCGGCCGCCAAACGTCGGCGCAAGGGCAGCGCCGCCAAATACCTGATCGGCCTGGGCGTCCTGATCGCCGCCGTGGCCTACCTGATCTACGGCAACCTGAACTCGAACCTGGTGTTCTTCGTGACCCCCTCGGAGTACAAGATCGACGCCGCCCGCTACGCAGGACGAACCCTGCGGCTGGGCGGAGTGGTCAAACCGGGCTCGGAACAGTACGACCGCGCCACCCTCGAGTTGCGCTTTCTGATCTCGGACGGCAGCACCGACATCCCGGTGCAGTACCGCGGCGCGGTGCCGGACCTGTTCAGGCCCGGGCAGGGCGTGGTGGTCGAGGGCAAGATGCAGGGTGAGACCTTCATGGGCGAAAACCTGCTGGTCAAGCACTCCGAGGAGTACAAAGCACCCCAGCCCGGCGACCAGGTCGATTACAAGAAGCTGCTCGAGGACACCCGCTGA
- a CDS encoding heme lyase CcmF/NrfE family subunit codes for MSTIPFAFDLSPAGATGSLALLLALGFTLLGLTLSVLGALRSDGRLAEGGRRAAWGVFALATVAIVTLQIATLRDDFSVRYVAEHSMTVSPLWVKWVTLWAALEGSILLWAWVLALYAFILSFTARNDVLRPWVMAGMYLSLLFFVGLNLTVASPFTPVANPPAQGAGPNPLLQNHWMMAVHPVLLYIGYVGLAVPFSYAVAALVTGRLGESWISQIRRWTLIAWAFLSAAIVAGGWWSYEILGWGGYWAWDPVENASFIPWLLATAFLHSIQIQERRRMLKAWNVWLIVGAYATTVLGTFLTRSGVVESVHAFSEGLVGPALLGFMAVVLGLGVALAAWRLPLIRDEHRIDQPISREGTYLAGNIVFLTFALMVLFGTLFPVLVEAVRGAKATVGAPFFNAFAVPLGLLLLLLMGLGPLLPWRRAEGQSLWSALRWPLAAGLAAGLLAYLLGVRLIGVTLTVALSAYNVAGLLQLTLTAARHRAASSGGSALTQLLPLVSSFPRRYGAYVAHIGLVVLALGVAFSSGYKREAEVTLQRGQTESVLGRPVSFLTVVRDDRPEKLSVGARLSVGKELLLPRINTYHNAPAMPVAMPAVLYHPLGDTYATLLAFDPEGQWATVRLIDSPLVPWIWGGTLIMVLGAALTFVPARTPNRAHTPSRQPA; via the coding sequence ATGAGCACCATTCCCTTCGCCTTTGACCTCAGCCCGGCCGGTGCCACCGGCAGCCTGGCGCTGCTGCTGGCGCTGGGCTTTACCCTGCTGGGCCTGACGCTGTCGGTGCTGGGTGCGCTGCGCTCGGACGGTCGTCTGGCGGAGGGCGGGCGCCGCGCGGCCTGGGGGGTTTTTGCCCTTGCCACGGTCGCCATCGTGACCCTGCAGATTGCCACGCTGCGCGACGACTTCAGCGTACGGTACGTTGCCGAGCACTCCATGACCGTCTCGCCGCTGTGGGTCAAGTGGGTCACGCTGTGGGCGGCCCTCGAGGGGTCGATCCTGCTGTGGGCCTGGGTGCTGGCCCTGTACGCCTTTATCCTGTCGTTTACCGCCCGCAACGACGTGCTGCGCCCCTGGGTGATGGCCGGGATGTACCTGTCGTTGCTGTTTTTCGTGGGCCTCAACCTCACGGTGGCCAGCCCCTTTACCCCGGTGGCGAACCCGCCCGCCCAGGGCGCCGGCCCCAACCCGCTGCTGCAGAATCACTGGATGATGGCCGTACACCCGGTGCTGCTGTACATCGGCTACGTGGGGCTGGCGGTTCCGTTCTCGTACGCGGTGGCCGCGCTGGTCACCGGGCGGCTGGGCGAGAGCTGGATCTCGCAGATCCGCCGCTGGACCCTGATCGCCTGGGCCTTTCTGTCGGCGGCCATCGTGGCGGGCGGCTGGTGGAGCTACGAGATCTTGGGCTGGGGTGGCTACTGGGCCTGGGACCCGGTCGAGAATGCCTCGTTCATTCCCTGGCTGCTAGCGACCGCCTTCTTGCACTCGATCCAGATTCAGGAGCGCCGCCGGATGCTCAAGGCCTGGAACGTGTGGCTGATCGTGGGAGCTTACGCCACCACGGTGCTGGGGACTTTCCTGACCCGCTCGGGCGTGGTCGAGAGCGTGCACGCCTTCTCCGAGGGTCTGGTGGGCCCGGCCCTGCTGGGCTTCATGGCGGTCGTGCTCGGCCTGGGCGTGGCCCTGGCCGCGTGGCGCCTGCCGCTGATCCGCGACGAACACCGCATCGACCAGCCGATTTCGCGCGAGGGCACCTATCTGGCCGGCAACATCGTCTTTTTGACCTTCGCGCTGATGGTGCTGTTCGGCACGCTGTTCCCGGTACTGGTCGAGGCCGTGCGCGGCGCGAAGGCCACGGTGGGCGCCCCGTTTTTCAACGCCTTCGCCGTTCCCCTGGGCCTGTTGTTGCTGCTGCTGATGGGTCTGGGGCCGCTGCTCCCCTGGCGCAGGGCCGAGGGCCAGAGTCTGTGGAGTGCGCTGCGCTGGCCGCTGGCAGCGGGCCTCGCCGCCGGGTTGCTGGCCTACCTGCTGGGCGTGCGCCTGATCGGTGTGACCCTGACCGTGGCCCTGAGTGCTTACAACGTGGCCGGTCTGCTGCAGCTCACCCTCACCGCCGCGCGCCACCGCGCCGCCTCGAGCGGCGGCAGCGCCCTCACCCAGCTGCTGCCGCTGGTGAGCAGCTTCCCACGCCGTTACGGGGCCTACGTCGCGCACATCGGTCTGGTGGTCCTCGCGCTGGGCGTGGCCTTCTCGAGCGGCTACAAGCGCGAGGCCGAAGTCACGCTGCAGCGCGGCCAGACCGAATCGGTGCTGGGCCGCCCGGTCTCGTTCCTGACCGTGGTCCGCGACGACCGGCCCGAAAAGCTGTCGGTGGGCGCGCGCCTCAGTGTCGGCAAAGAGCTGCTGCTGCCCCGCATCAACACCTACCACAACGCGCCTGCCATGCCTGTGGCCATGCCGGCCGTGCTGTACCATCCGCTCGGCGACACCTACGCCACCCTGCTGGCCTTTGACCCCGAGGGCCAGTGGGCCACGGTGCGCCTGATCGACTCTCCGCTGGTGCCCTGGATCTGGGGCGGCACGCTGATCATGGTGCTGGGCGCGGCCCTCACCTTCGTGCCCGCCCGCACCCCCAACCGGGCCCACACCCCCTCGAGGCAACCCGCATGA
- a CDS encoding TlpA family protein disulfide reductase — MKSSAHPPARKFGLQNLIGPLIFVAVLALLGWGLLSGGQSDGGPLVGKPAPTFSLTSLQGDPVRLEDFRGKPVVLNFWASWCVPCRDEAPLLRSLEERAEVQVVGVAFNDRLEDARRFYQEYALSFPSALDRNGQTAIDYGLTGVPETFFIDAEGTIRGRWNGPLSEEVLQRELGRLGVTL; from the coding sequence ATGAAATCCAGTGCTCATCCCCCCGCAAGAAAATTCGGCCTCCAGAACCTGATCGGACCGCTGATCTTCGTGGCCGTCTTGGCCCTGCTGGGCTGGGGGCTGCTCTCGGGCGGCCAGAGCGACGGCGGACCGCTGGTCGGCAAGCCCGCCCCCACCTTCAGCCTCACCTCGCTGCAAGGCGACCCGGTACGCCTCGAGGACTTCCGTGGCAAGCCGGTGGTGCTCAACTTCTGGGCCTCGTGGTGCGTGCCCTGCCGCGACGAGGCCCCGCTGCTGCGCTCGCTCGAGGAACGGGCGGAAGTGCAGGTGGTGGGTGTCGCCTTCAACGACCGCCTCGAGGACGCCCGCCGCTTTTACCAGGAGTACGCGCTGAGCTTTCCCTCGGCCCTGGACCGCAACGGCCAGACCGCCATCGACTACGGCCTGACCGGCGTGCCAGAGACTTTCTTCATCGACGCTGAAGGCACCATCCGGGGCCGCTGGAACGGGCCGCTGAGCGAGGAGGTACTCCAGCGCGAACTGGGCCGTCTGGGAGTGACCTTGTGA
- a CDS encoding ubiquinol-cytochrome c reductase iron-sulfur subunit → MKFSRRKLLEYWWTVPVAATLGGLGFMAHYATRVTFGKTRAGTPRYLSGHPLRVARAEDLSEVWASRDFSYTVEGRSVPCVLLRLPEATATSLAVRGAHFAAFSRVCTHLGCSVLPVRDLEAVALTYNYRSDHPVLGCPCHFSVFDPLRQGESVFGKALYPLPRVRLEVRGEWIVATGLEPAPSGQGV, encoded by the coding sequence ATGAAGTTCTCCCGCCGCAAACTGCTCGAGTACTGGTGGACCGTGCCGGTGGCCGCCACCCTGGGCGGGCTCGGTTTCATGGCGCATTACGCGACACGGGTGACGTTCGGCAAGACCCGTGCGGGCACGCCGCGTTACCTGTCCGGCCACCCGCTGCGGGTGGCCCGGGCGGAGGACTTGAGCGAGGTGTGGGCCTCCCGCGACTTCAGCTACACGGTCGAGGGGCGCAGCGTGCCCTGCGTCCTGCTGCGCCTTCCCGAGGCGACTGCGACCTCGCTGGCCGTACGGGGCGCACATTTCGCGGCGTTCTCGCGGGTGTGCACGCATCTGGGCTGCTCGGTGCTGCCGGTGCGCGACCTCGAGGCGGTGGCCCTCACCTACAACTACCGCAGCGACCACCCGGTGTTGGGCTGCCCCTGCCACTTCAGCGTGTTCGATCCGCTGCGGCAGGGAGAGAGCGTGTTCGGCAAGGCCCTTTACCCGTTGCCGCGCGTGCGCCTCGAGGTGCGCGGAGAGTGGATCGTTGCAACCGGCCTGGAGCCCGCACCGTCCGGTCAGGGCGTTTAG